One Ethanoligenens harbinense YUAN-3 genomic window carries:
- a CDS encoding allophanate hydrolase-related protein — protein MQAMINENDTVTIAVCGLHMRGYPLESQLLERNAHFVREDKTAPIYRLYLLPMTPPKPGLIRTEKGGSAISVEIWEMPIQYFGGFVKLIPSPLGIGKVILNSGEIICGFICEGFASEAAEDITSFGGWKKRFPPAPSN, from the coding sequence ATGATCAATGAAAATGATACGGTAACCATCGCTGTCTGCGGTTTGCACATGCGCGGTTACCCGTTAGAGAGCCAACTGTTAGAGCGCAATGCCCACTTTGTCCGTGAAGACAAAACAGCACCCATCTACAGGCTTTATCTGCTTCCAATGACTCCACCGAAGCCCGGTTTGATTCGTACTGAAAAAGGGGGAAGTGCTATTTCGGTGGAAATTTGGGAAATGCCAATCCAATATTTTGGAGGTTTTGTAAAACTAATTCCTTCCCCGCTTGGAATTGGAAAAGTAATTCTAAACAGTGGTGAGATAATCTGTGGTTTTATCTGTGAAGGGTTTGCGTCTGAGGCGGCAGAAGATATCACTTCTTTCGGCGGCTGGAAAAAACGATTCCCGCCCGCGCCAAGTAACTGA
- a CDS encoding ABC transporter ATP-binding protein has product MDDITLKFGDVFAVDHLSFSIDTGEMVCLLGPSGCGKTSTFFILAGLYTPTSGNLYFDDKRMNKIEPEKREIGMVFQNYALYPHMTVMKNILFPLNMKKVPRKVAEGQALEIARVVKVEHLLDRKPDQLSGGQQQRVAIARALVKKPRLLLLDEPLSNLDARLRLEMREEIRRLHDETGVTTLFITHDQEEAMSISDRILVMNEGKLQQAGLPNAIYQDPVNRFVASFLGNPPINFLTCTRTKENVLCLSDTGEAFTYSSKLPEGLTEGEEIVVGIRPEDFVPGGETGGLDLICTMLTRSGRDNLLYAKAGKTPVRALMPSDWEAKSGDHVRLAVKKGKGLLFNAKGERISSREKGVGANV; this is encoded by the coding sequence TTGGATGATATCACACTGAAATTCGGAGACGTTTTCGCGGTCGATCATTTGTCTTTCTCCATTGATACCGGAGAGATGGTTTGTTTGCTCGGGCCCAGCGGCTGCGGCAAAACATCCACCTTTTTTATACTGGCGGGTCTGTATACGCCCACAAGCGGCAATCTCTATTTTGACGATAAACGGATGAACAAAATAGAACCGGAGAAACGGGAGATTGGCATGGTTTTTCAGAACTATGCGCTCTATCCGCATATGACGGTTATGAAGAACATCCTGTTTCCTCTGAATATGAAAAAAGTTCCCCGAAAGGTTGCCGAGGGACAGGCGCTGGAAATTGCCAGGGTGGTGAAGGTGGAACATCTACTGGACCGTAAACCGGATCAGCTCTCAGGCGGGCAGCAGCAACGTGTGGCTATCGCACGGGCGCTGGTCAAAAAACCTCGTCTTCTGCTTCTGGATGAACCGCTTTCCAACCTGGACGCAAGGCTGCGCCTGGAAATGCGGGAGGAGATCCGGCGGCTGCATGACGAAACCGGTGTGACAACCTTGTTTATCACACACGACCAGGAAGAAGCAATGAGCATTTCTGACCGTATCCTCGTGATGAATGAGGGAAAGCTTCAGCAGGCGGGGTTGCCCAATGCGATCTATCAAGATCCTGTGAACCGGTTTGTTGCGTCCTTTTTGGGGAACCCGCCGATCAATTTTCTGACCTGCACCCGCACCAAAGAAAACGTCTTGTGCCTGTCGGATACGGGCGAAGCGTTTACCTACAGCAGTAAACTGCCCGAGGGCCTGACGGAAGGAGAAGAGATCGTGGTCGGCATCCGGCCGGAAGATTTCGTGCCGGGCGGGGAAACCGGCGGGCTGGACCTGATTTGCACTATGCTCACCCGGTCCGGCCGGGACAACCTGCTTTACGCAAAAGCCGGGAAGACCCCGGTGCGTGCGCTGATGCCTTCCGATTGGGAAGCAAAATCGGGCGATCACGTACGGCTTGCCGTCAAAAAAGGGAAAGGCCTGCTTTTTAATGCAAAAGGTGAGCGTATTTCTTCCCGTGAAAAAGGGGTGGGCGCGAATGTATGA